CCAGGAAGCCGTGGCCACCCTGATACTGGCCCAGGCCATTGAAAAGGCCGGCACGCTGGACTATGAAACCGTAGCAAAAACACTGCATGAAAACACCTGGGAATCTCCCCTTTCCCTGGGCGGTAAAGTGGCTTTTGCCCCGGGCGGTCAGAATATCAAGGCCATGAGCCTCATCACCCAGCTCCAGGAAGGGTCCTACAAACGGATCTATCCCCTGGATCTGGCCGACACCGACCCGGTGGTTCCCATGACCCCCTGGGCTGACAGATAAGTCCTAAACTTCAGGTTTGACCCAAGGCTGTTTCCGGATTTAGGAAACAGCCTTACTAGAATCGGGAAATGTTTTTATGACAATATTTTATCAAGTGGTCCTGGACGGGCTGATGAACGGCATGCTCTATGCACTGGTGGCCGTGGGACTGAGCCTGATCTGGGGCGTAATGGACGTGATCAACTTTGCCCATGGTGAATTTCTCATGATCGCCATGTACGTGGCCTACTGGCTGGGATTTATTTTTTATGTGGATCCTTTGATTTCCTGGATGGCATCAGGGGTGTTCGTGTTTATGGTAGCGGCCCTGACCTATCAGCTCATCATCCGGCATACCGTGGGAAAGCCTCCCCTTTCCTCACTGCTGGCCACATTTGGTCTGGCCATGATGCTGAAAAACGTCTGTCTGAACCAGTTTTCACCCAACTTCAGACTGCTCTCCGACACTGTTCTCGGGGGAAAAGTCCTGCATCTGGGCGGGGTGATCATCTCCATGCCCCAGCTGGTCACGGCCCTTTTCGCCCTGGTGGTGGTGGGATTGACATATGTACTCATCCACCGCACCCGCCTGGGGTGGGCTATCCAGGCCACGGCCATGGACAAGGAAGCAGCGGAACTCATGGGCATCAACACCGAGAGGATTTATCTTCTGGTCTTTGGTCTGGGCGGGGCCTGTGTGGGTATCGCCGGAGGACTGATGCCTTCCTATCTGGCCGTGCATCCCGAAGTGGGCACACTGTTCGGGCTCATCGCTTTCGTGATTGTGGCCATGGGCGGATTCGGCAGCATTTTCGGCGCACTTCTTGCGGCCCTGCTGATCGGTCTTGTGGAAGCACTCAGTGGTTTTTACATTGCCCCTGTGTTTAAATACGTGGCGGTCTTCGGCCTGTACCTGGTGGTCGTCATGATCCGGCCCCGGGGCTTTTTTGGATGGTAACCCATGGATAATAACAAACTGAATATAAAACGATTTGAACAAAAAGACATCATCTGGATTTTGCTGGTCCTGGGCTTTGCCCTGCTTCCGGTGGTGCCCGGGATGTTTGACAGTTCATTCACTCAGCACGTGTTCATTCTGATTCTGCTGTTCGCCTGCATGTCCCAGGCCTGGAACATCATCGGCGGCTATTGCGGGCAGGTCTCCTTCGGCCATTCGGTCTTCTTCGGCATCGGGGCCTATGGTGCGGGCATGGCCGTGGTCACCTACGGCATCTCCCCCTGGCCCGGAGTGCTGGTCGGGG
Above is a window of Desulfotignum balticum DSM 7044 DNA encoding:
- a CDS encoding branched-chain amino acid ABC transporter permease, which produces MTIFYQVVLDGLMNGMLYALVAVGLSLIWGVMDVINFAHGEFLMIAMYVAYWLGFIFYVDPLISWMASGVFVFMVAALTYQLIIRHTVGKPPLSSLLATFGLAMMLKNVCLNQFSPNFRLLSDTVLGGKVLHLGGVIISMPQLVTALFALVVVGLTYVLIHRTRLGWAIQATAMDKEAAELMGINTERIYLLVFGLGGACVGIAGGLMPSYLAVHPEVGTLFGLIAFVIVAMGGFGSIFGALLAALLIGLVEALSGFYIAPVFKYVAVFGLYLVVVMIRPRGFFGW